The following are encoded together in the Humulus lupulus chromosome 5, drHumLupu1.1, whole genome shotgun sequence genome:
- the LOC133780380 gene encoding protein HOTHEAD-like isoform X2, with product MKDATSAPAVVRYDYIIIGGGTASCPLAATLSQNATVLVLERGGSPYDNPSITNISSFLSTLLDLSPKSPAQVFISEDGVYNHRPRILGGGSSINAGFYSHASAAYVETARWNKTLVAESYEWVEKVVAFEPVVGPWQSAVRDGLLEAGVSPNNGFTYEHSQGTKIGGTIFDKQAHRHTAANLLQYADAKNIVVYLHATVQKILFRYKSGSSTPEAYGVIYKDSNGALHRAFSIDNYKNEIILSAGALGSPQLLMLSGIGPAQHLKVHGIEVVKDQPMVGQGMADNSMNLLFIPSPSPVEVSLVQTVGITSSNSYIEAASGLSISLPWAQILQKYFQPFLNQVLLVSFCVIKEVVPDNITINGGIILQKIDGPLSSGHLELKNTNAGDNPSVTFNYYKEQEDLKRCVEGMKTIKNVIMSKPFSKFRYRHIPIEIFTSLIAILPLNLRPRHIDDPFSLEQFCKDTVMSIWHYHGGCQVGKVVDNEYKVLGVDALRVIDGSTFLASPGTNPQATVMMLGRYMGSRILHARVS from the exons ATGAAAGACGCCACTTCAGCTCCGGCAGTTGTACGCTACGACTACATAATCATTGGAGGAGGAACTGCCAGCTGTCCACTAGCGGCGACTCTTTCACAAAACGCCACCGTTTTAGTCCTGGAGAGAGGTGGCTCGCCCTACGACAACCCGAGCATAACCAACATAAGCAGCTTTTTGTCCACTCTTTTGGACCTCTCTCCCAAGTCACCTGCCCAAGTGTTCATCTCTGAAGATGGAGTTTACAACCACCGGCCCCGCATCCTCGGTGGTGGCTCGTCTATAAACGCCGGCTTTTACAGTCACGCCAGCGCCGCCTATGTGGAGACGGCGAGGTGGAATAAGACATTGGTGGCGGAGTCGTATGAGTGGGTGGAAAAGGTGGTGGCATTTGAGCCGGTGGTGGGGCCGTGGCAGTCGGCGGTAAGAGATGGTTTGCTTGAAGCCGGAGTTTCTCCAAATAATGGTTTCACGTATGAGCATTCGCAAGGGACAAAGATTGGAGGCACCATTTTCGATAAACAAGCTCATAGACATACTGCCGCCAATTTGCTTCAGTATGCTGATGCAAAAAACATTGTCGTTTATCTGCATGCAACTGTGCAGAAAATTCTCTTCAGATATAAATCAg GAAGTTCAACACCTGAAGCTTACGGAGTAATTTATAAGGATTCGAATGGAGCTCTGCACAGGGCCTTCTCGATCGATAACTACAAAAATGAAATCATTTTATCAGCTGGAGCTCTAGGAAGCCCACAGTTATTAATGTTGAGTGGTATTGGGCCAGCCCAGCATCTCAAGGTCCACGGCATCGAGGTTGTAAAGGACCAGCCCATGGTTGGCCAAGGAATGGCTGATAATTCAATGAATCTTCTCTTTATACCTTCACCTAGTCCAGTTGAGGTCTCTCTGGTCCAAACTGTGGGTATCACAAGCTCTAATAGCTATATAGAGGCAGCCAGTGGATTAAGCATTTCTCTTCCATGGGCCCAAATCCTTCAAAAGTATTTTCAGCCATTTCTAAATCAGGTTCTATT GGTTTCATTTTGTGTGATAAAGGAAGTGGTTCCCGATAATATAACCATTAATGGTGGAATCATACTTCAAAAAATAGACGGTCCACTCTCCTCAGGACATCTAGAGCTAAAGAACACTAACGCAGGCGACAACCCATCAGTGACCTTTAACTACTACAAAGAACAGGAGGACTTAAAACGGTGCGTTGAGGGTATGAAAACCATTAAAAATGTCATAATGTCGAAACCATTTTCCAAATTTCGGTACCGGCATATACCCATTGAAATCTTCACTAGCTTAATAGCGATACTTCCTCTCAATCTGAGGCCCAGGCACATTGATGATCCTTTTTCCTTGGAACAATTTTGCAAAGACACAGTGATGAGCATATGGCATTACCATGGAGGTTGCCAAGTTGGTAAAGTGGTTGACAATGAATATAAGGTTCTTGGTGTGGATGCTTTGAGGGTTATTGATGGGTCAACTTTTCTTGCCTCCCCTGGAACTAATCCCCAAGCTACTGTTATGATGTTAGGAag GTACATGGGAAGTAGGATTCTCCATGCCAGAGTTtcctaa
- the LOC133780380 gene encoding protein HOTHEAD-like isoform X1 — translation MKDATSAPAVVRYDYIIIGGGTASCPLAATLSQNATVLVLERGGSPYDNPSITNISSFLSTLLDLSPKSPAQVFISEDGVYNHRPRILGGGSSINAGFYSHASAAYVETARWNKTLVAESYEWVEKVVAFEPVVGPWQSAVRDGLLEAGVSPNNGFTYEHSQGTKIGGTIFDKQAHRHTAANLLQYADAKNIVVYLHATVQKILFRYKSGSSTPEAYGVIYKDSNGALHRAFSIDNYKNEIILSAGALGSPQLLMLSGIGPAQHLKVHGIEVVKDQPMVGQGMADNSMNLLFIPSPSPVEVSLVQTVGITSSNSYIEAASGLSISLPWAQILQKYFQPFLNQYFMSKSLIFIYIYSFTQKLTVSFCVIKEVVPDNITINGGIILQKIDGPLSSGHLELKNTNAGDNPSVTFNYYKEQEDLKRCVEGMKTIKNVIMSKPFSKFRYRHIPIEIFTSLIAILPLNLRPRHIDDPFSLEQFCKDTVMSIWHYHGGCQVGKVVDNEYKVLGVDALRVIDGSTFLASPGTNPQATVMMLGRYMGSRILHARVS, via the exons ATGAAAGACGCCACTTCAGCTCCGGCAGTTGTACGCTACGACTACATAATCATTGGAGGAGGAACTGCCAGCTGTCCACTAGCGGCGACTCTTTCACAAAACGCCACCGTTTTAGTCCTGGAGAGAGGTGGCTCGCCCTACGACAACCCGAGCATAACCAACATAAGCAGCTTTTTGTCCACTCTTTTGGACCTCTCTCCCAAGTCACCTGCCCAAGTGTTCATCTCTGAAGATGGAGTTTACAACCACCGGCCCCGCATCCTCGGTGGTGGCTCGTCTATAAACGCCGGCTTTTACAGTCACGCCAGCGCCGCCTATGTGGAGACGGCGAGGTGGAATAAGACATTGGTGGCGGAGTCGTATGAGTGGGTGGAAAAGGTGGTGGCATTTGAGCCGGTGGTGGGGCCGTGGCAGTCGGCGGTAAGAGATGGTTTGCTTGAAGCCGGAGTTTCTCCAAATAATGGTTTCACGTATGAGCATTCGCAAGGGACAAAGATTGGAGGCACCATTTTCGATAAACAAGCTCATAGACATACTGCCGCCAATTTGCTTCAGTATGCTGATGCAAAAAACATTGTCGTTTATCTGCATGCAACTGTGCAGAAAATTCTCTTCAGATATAAATCAg GAAGTTCAACACCTGAAGCTTACGGAGTAATTTATAAGGATTCGAATGGAGCTCTGCACAGGGCCTTCTCGATCGATAACTACAAAAATGAAATCATTTTATCAGCTGGAGCTCTAGGAAGCCCACAGTTATTAATGTTGAGTGGTATTGGGCCAGCCCAGCATCTCAAGGTCCACGGCATCGAGGTTGTAAAGGACCAGCCCATGGTTGGCCAAGGAATGGCTGATAATTCAATGAATCTTCTCTTTATACCTTCACCTAGTCCAGTTGAGGTCTCTCTGGTCCAAACTGTGGGTATCACAAGCTCTAATAGCTATATAGAGGCAGCCAGTGGATTAAGCATTTCTCTTCCATGGGCCCAAATCCTTCAAAAGTATTTTCAGCCATTTCTAAATCAG TATTTTATGTCAAAATCTCTTatctttatatacatatattcattCACTCAAAAACTAACGGTTTCATTTTGTGTGATAAAGGAAGTGGTTCCCGATAATATAACCATTAATGGTGGAATCATACTTCAAAAAATAGACGGTCCACTCTCCTCAGGACATCTAGAGCTAAAGAACACTAACGCAGGCGACAACCCATCAGTGACCTTTAACTACTACAAAGAACAGGAGGACTTAAAACGGTGCGTTGAGGGTATGAAAACCATTAAAAATGTCATAATGTCGAAACCATTTTCCAAATTTCGGTACCGGCATATACCCATTGAAATCTTCACTAGCTTAATAGCGATACTTCCTCTCAATCTGAGGCCCAGGCACATTGATGATCCTTTTTCCTTGGAACAATTTTGCAAAGACACAGTGATGAGCATATGGCATTACCATGGAGGTTGCCAAGTTGGTAAAGTGGTTGACAATGAATATAAGGTTCTTGGTGTGGATGCTTTGAGGGTTATTGATGGGTCAACTTTTCTTGCCTCCCCTGGAACTAATCCCCAAGCTACTGTTATGATGTTAGGAag GTACATGGGAAGTAGGATTCTCCATGCCAGAGTTtcctaa